The following proteins are co-located in the Apium graveolens cultivar Ventura chromosome 5, ASM990537v1, whole genome shotgun sequence genome:
- the LOC141661073 gene encoding uncharacterized protein LOC141661073, whose protein sequence is MANLAKLEFVALDVSGNNYLSWVLDAELHLSANGLKDTIDPEKIPNVEQNAKAIIFLRHQIHEYLKSEYLTIKNPLTLWNNLKDRFDQQKLVHLQSARYDWINLRLQDFKSVAEYNSALFKISSKLIFCGENITDAEMIEKTLSTFHPNTMILAQQYREHNFQKYGELISLLLVAEKNNELLLKNHQIRPTDSAQLPEVHNTSFMKNERGKGHRGGRGYGRNRGRGNFRSQFHNQYHSGHLKWQRDGYNSGHQKWQREVPNKRKAPQERENRGICHRYGSEGHWQRTCRTPKHLVDLYESSKRNNGKRV, encoded by the coding sequence ATGGCGAATCTTGCAAAATTGGAGTTTGTTGCCTTGGATGTTTCGGGGAATAATTATTTGTCATGGGTCCTTGATGCGGAATTACACCTTAGTGCTAATGGCCTAAAAGATACTATTGACCCGGAAAAAATCCCAAATGTTGAACAAAATGCAAAAGCGATTATCTTTCTTAGGCATCAGATCCACGAATATCTAAAATCTGAATACCTCACTATCAAAAATCCACTCACCCTTTGGAATAATCTCAAGGATAGATTTGATCAACAGAAACTTGTTCACTTGCAATCTGCTCGATATGACTGGATCAATTTGAGGTTACAAGATTTCAAATCTGTAGCTGAATATAATTCTGCTCTTTTCAAGATAAgctcaaaattaattttttgTGGTGAAAATATTACTGATGCTGAAATGATTGAAAAGACCCTCTCAACCTTTCACCCCAACACTATGATTCTGGCTCAACAATATAGGGAGCATAATTTTCAGAAATATGGCGAACTGATATCTCTCCTTCTTGTGGCTGAAAAGAATAATGAGTTGCTACTGAAAAATCATCAGATACGTCCCACAGACTCTGCCCAGTTACCTGAAGTACATAACACATCATTTATGAAGAATGAACGTGGGAAAGGGCATAGAGGAGGACGGGGTTATGGACGAAACCGTGGACGTGGAAATTTTCGTAGTCAGTTTCACAATCAATATCATTCTGGCCACCTGAAGTGGCAACGTGATGGTTACAACTCTGGCCACCAGAAATGGCAACGTGAAGTGCCAAATAAAAGAAAGGCACCCCAAGAAAGAGAGAACCGAGGCATCTGTCATAGGTACGGATCTGAGGGGCACTGGCAACGTACTTGTCGCACACCCAAACATCTTGTTGATCTCTACGAGTCATCCAAAAGGAATAATGGAAAAAGAGTATAA